The following proteins are co-located in the Nonlabens ponticola genome:
- the pgi gene encoding glucose-6-phosphate isomerase: protein MKNIDPTTTNAWNSLKAHYDNLKKFDLKEAFKNSPDRAQEFTIEFEDFYVDLSKNLITPATREVLIDLANECKLDEAIQSYFDGEKINSTEGREVLHTALRTPLEKADSNIKSYVKDAQASREKMFTYVDQVLTGEITAANGEKFDTIVNIGIGGSDLGPVMIYQALEAYHNDLKLHFVSNVEGDHVMETLKKIDPATTLFVIVSKSFGTQETLTNATTIRNWFKEQVNEDAVGKHFIAVSSNVDRAVEFGVAQDNIFPMFDWVGGRFSLWSTVGMSVALGVGTSNFQHLLNGAHAMDEHFKDAEFRDNIPVQLALLTIWYNNFFKAQSEAIIPYTQYLKELPAYLQQAIMESNGKSISRDGIPINYETGNIVWGEPGTNSQHAFFQLIHQGTKLIPAHFIAFAKAKYQQPDHHNKLIANFIAQTEALMNGKTREEAREDLKESGKTADEISKLLPFKVFPGNRPTTTIMIDELTPASLGKLVAMYEHKIFVEGIIWNVYSYDQWGVELGKKLADTILNDIETSKSDGHDASTTALLNKFYSVNR from the coding sequence ATGAAAAATATAGACCCAACTACCACCAACGCATGGAACAGCCTAAAGGCGCACTATGACAATCTTAAGAAGTTTGATCTAAAAGAAGCCTTTAAAAATAGTCCCGATAGAGCTCAGGAATTTACCATTGAGTTTGAGGATTTTTATGTAGATCTTTCTAAAAACCTCATCACGCCAGCTACGCGTGAGGTACTGATTGACCTTGCAAATGAGTGCAAGCTCGATGAGGCTATCCAATCATATTTTGATGGAGAAAAAATTAATTCGACTGAAGGTCGTGAAGTGCTGCATACCGCATTGCGCACGCCATTGGAAAAGGCAGATTCTAACATTAAGTCTTATGTAAAAGACGCACAAGCCAGTCGTGAGAAAATGTTCACTTATGTAGATCAAGTACTTACAGGTGAAATAACCGCTGCCAATGGTGAAAAGTTTGACACTATTGTCAATATAGGTATAGGAGGCAGCGATCTAGGACCCGTGATGATATACCAGGCACTTGAGGCATATCACAACGATCTTAAACTGCACTTTGTGTCAAATGTAGAAGGTGACCACGTGATGGAAACCCTTAAAAAAATCGATCCAGCAACAACGCTGTTTGTGATTGTTTCAAAATCTTTTGGCACGCAGGAAACGTTGACTAATGCTACTACAATACGCAACTGGTTTAAAGAACAAGTGAATGAAGATGCAGTAGGCAAGCATTTTATCGCCGTGAGCAGTAATGTGGATCGTGCGGTAGAATTTGGCGTGGCACAGGACAATATTTTCCCGATGTTTGATTGGGTAGGCGGCCGTTTCTCCTTGTGGAGCACAGTAGGAATGTCTGTCGCGTTGGGCGTTGGCACCAGCAATTTCCAGCATTTATTGAATGGCGCACATGCCATGGATGAGCATTTTAAAGATGCGGAATTCCGCGATAATATACCGGTGCAACTGGCACTACTCACCATCTGGTATAACAATTTCTTTAAAGCCCAGAGCGAGGCCATCATACCTTACACCCAGTACTTAAAGGAATTACCGGCCTACTTGCAACAAGCTATAATGGAGAGTAATGGTAAGAGCATTTCTCGTGATGGTATTCCTATAAATTATGAAACAGGCAACATTGTTTGGGGTGAACCAGGAACCAACTCGCAACATGCTTTTTTCCAATTGATACATCAGGGAACAAAGTTGATACCGGCTCATTTTATAGCTTTCGCGAAAGCAAAATACCAACAACCTGATCACCATAATAAACTCATCGCAAACTTTATCGCGCAGACTGAGGCGCTCATGAACGGAAAGACCAGAGAGGAAGCCCGTGAAGATTTAAAAGAATCTGGCAAAACAGCTGATGAGATAAGTAAACTGTTACCGTTTAAGGTGTTCCCAGGTAACAGGCCTACTACCACCATCATGATTGATGAGCTTACTCCTGCGAGTCTAGGAAAATTGGTGGCCATGTACGAGCACAAGATATTTGTTGAAGGTATTATTTGGAACGTTTACAGCTATGATCAATGGGGCGTGGAGCTGGGAAAAAAACTAGCAGATACCATTTTAAATGACATTGAGACAAGTAAGTCTGACGGTCATGATGCGTCAACCACCGCGCTGTTAAACAAGTTTTATTCCGTTAATAGGTAA
- a CDS encoding peptidoglycan DD-metalloendopeptidase family protein has product MNRFLIAVCSLLVLASCDEKQEVQIAEVKPVIPVMQYGYDLNNYEIVEDTVQSGDTFNDLIAPHLVEGQSAYQAAVELNEIYDLRKIQAGKPFKILKRKDSVHTPEAFIYEPSRMDYVKLTLNENLEATQDKHPITYSRRIAAGTIETTLSEAMEDQGLGMSAIYELSDIYKWTIDFFKLQKGDRFKMIFQERYINDSIYAGIDRIEVAVFETGNKPYYAFDYVVDSTEAVHEYYNEEGATLRNFFLKAPVNYTRISSRYTKRRFHPVQKRWKAHKGTDYAAGYGTPIVATANGIVTKSGYTRGNGNYVKIRHNGTYETQYLHMTKRKVSVGQRVDQGQVIGTVGSTGLATGPHVCYRFWVNGKQVDPYKQNLPSAEPLPQAKMADYQNFIMPLKEEIDEVPYQTGAATL; this is encoded by the coding sequence ATGAATAGATTTTTAATTGCCGTATGCAGTTTGCTTGTGCTAGCTTCCTGCGATGAGAAACAAGAAGTTCAAATCGCCGAGGTCAAACCAGTAATACCGGTAATGCAGTACGGTTATGACTTGAATAATTATGAAATTGTCGAGGACACCGTGCAAAGCGGTGATACCTTTAATGACCTCATTGCACCACACCTAGTAGAAGGTCAAAGCGCCTATCAAGCAGCCGTAGAGCTCAATGAGATTTATGATTTGCGTAAGATCCAGGCAGGAAAACCTTTCAAAATTTTAAAACGCAAGGACAGTGTCCACACACCAGAGGCTTTTATCTATGAGCCTAGCCGTATGGATTATGTAAAGTTGACGCTTAACGAGAACCTTGAAGCGACACAGGACAAACATCCTATCACCTACTCACGCAGGATTGCCGCTGGAACCATAGAAACTACTCTATCTGAAGCCATGGAAGATCAAGGTCTGGGCATGAGTGCGATCTATGAACTCTCAGACATATATAAATGGACTATCGACTTCTTTAAATTACAAAAAGGCGATCGTTTCAAGATGATCTTTCAAGAACGCTACATCAATGACAGCATTTATGCAGGTATTGACAGGATTGAGGTTGCTGTTTTTGAAACTGGCAACAAGCCCTATTATGCATTTGATTATGTAGTAGATTCTACTGAGGCCGTTCATGAATATTATAATGAAGAAGGCGCCACACTGCGCAACTTTTTCTTGAAAGCGCCTGTGAACTACACGCGCATCTCTAGTAGATATACAAAACGCAGATTTCACCCAGTACAAAAAAGATGGAAAGCACATAAGGGTACTGACTATGCTGCTGGCTATGGAACGCCAATTGTTGCCACGGCAAATGGAATAGTGACAAAGTCTGGTTACACTCGCGGTAACGGTAATTATGTAAAAATTAGACACAACGGCACTTATGAAACGCAGTATCTGCACATGACTAAAAGAAAAGTAAGTGTTGGTCAACGTGTGGATCAGGGTCAAGTGATAGGAACTGTAGGTAGCACAGGACTCGCTACTGGACCACATGTATGCTACAGGTTTTGGGTCAATGGAAAGCAGGTAGATCCCTACAAACAAAATTTACCAAGTGCAGAGCCATTACCACAAGCAAAAATGGCAGACTACCAGAACTTTATCATGCCTCTCAAGGAAGAAATAGACGAGGTGCCTTATCAAACCGGCGCAGCAACTTTATGA
- a CDS encoding tryptophan 2,3-dioxygenase family protein codes for MADDQITPEIAQRIKLLEKKFKNSGQDMLSYLDGLLYDQYITYWDYIRLDTLLSLQVPSTPFPDEMIFIGYHQITELYFKLAIHEQLQIIEEEHLTASFFTEKVTRINRYFTMLINSFEVMIKGMERDQFLKFRMSLLPASGFQSAQFRMIEFYNTDVINLVNYQDRLRFRESGTTTDIPTLYNHIYWKKGGIDKTTGEKTLTLKQFEKRYTPRFLRIAHQVQHSNLYQRYLSLPESEQTQPLKDALRAMDQNVNINWLLMHMGAAHRYLRKEGKAVEATGGTNWKEFLPPHFQRVSFFPGLWSDQEKEDWGKQWVEHIYNTD; via the coding sequence ATGGCAGACGACCAGATTACTCCTGAAATTGCTCAACGCATCAAACTTCTAGAGAAAAAGTTTAAGAACTCTGGACAGGACATGCTTTCCTACCTCGATGGACTGCTCTATGACCAGTACATCACCTATTGGGATTACATCAGGCTAGACACCTTACTCAGTTTACAGGTGCCATCCACGCCATTTCCAGATGAGATGATCTTCATAGGTTATCATCAAATCACAGAGCTTTACTTCAAGCTAGCCATCCACGAGCAGCTACAAATTATTGAAGAGGAACACCTCACCGCAAGCTTCTTTACTGAGAAAGTGACGCGCATCAACAGGTATTTTACCATGCTCATCAACAGTTTTGAGGTGATGATCAAGGGCATGGAACGTGATCAATTCTTGAAATTCCGTATGTCGTTGTTGCCAGCCAGTGGTTTCCAGAGTGCACAATTCCGCATGATTGAATTCTATAATACAGATGTCATCAATCTTGTTAATTATCAGGATAGATTACGCTTTCGCGAAAGCGGAACAACCACAGACATCCCAACTTTATACAACCATATTTACTGGAAAAAAGGCGGTATTGACAAGACTACTGGCGAGAAAACGCTCACACTGAAGCAATTTGAAAAAAGGTACACGCCTAGATTCTTGAGAATCGCACATCAAGTACAACATAGTAACCTGTACCAGCGTTACTTATCGTTGCCAGAAAGTGAGCAAACACAGCCGCTCAAGGATGCACTGCGCGCAATGGATCAAAATGTCAATATCAACTGGTTATTGATGCACATGGGCGCGGCACACAGATATTTGCGCAAGGAAGGAAAAGCTGTTGAAGCTACTGGTGGTACCAACTGGAAGGAATTCCTACCACCGCATTTTCAGCGAGTGTCCTTTTTCCCTGGTTTGTGGAGCGATCAAGAAAAAGAGGATTGGGGCAAGCAATGGGTAGAACACATTTATAATACAGATTAA
- a CDS encoding DUF3108 domain-containing protein: MKKLILLLAAVMVTTVGFTPPHDSDPIKAFDTGEWFKFRIHYGMFNASYATLNVTNARYKGKPVYHIKGRGKSTGLLDLFFEVDDKYETYIDKETGAPYRFIRDIDEGGHTKDIVIDFDHEALTATINNKKRKKVSTEAIKPGTQDMVSAFYHLRNTVDTDNLNPGDEFILPMFFDQENYDFKMKFLKREVIKTKFGKINALEFRPYVQSGRVFEEEESLSVWISDDKNKIPLRIKAKLAVGSLTADLDAFKGLSHQFMKIVE, from the coding sequence ATGAAAAAACTTATACTCTTATTAGCGGCTGTAATGGTAACCACAGTTGGTTTCACACCACCGCATGATTCAGATCCTATCAAGGCATTTGATACTGGTGAGTGGTTCAAATTCCGTATACATTATGGGATGTTCAACGCCAGCTATGCAACACTTAATGTTACAAATGCCCGATATAAGGGCAAACCAGTATACCACATTAAAGGTCGTGGTAAATCCACTGGGTTGCTGGATCTCTTTTTTGAGGTTGATGATAAATATGAGACCTATATAGATAAAGAGACCGGAGCACCGTACCGCTTTATAAGAGATATCGATGAAGGCGGTCATACTAAGGATATTGTGATCGACTTTGACCACGAGGCACTCACAGCTACTATCAATAATAAAAAGCGCAAAAAGGTAAGTACGGAAGCTATCAAACCTGGGACTCAGGATATGGTCAGTGCCTTTTATCATTTGCGCAACACAGTAGATACTGATAATCTCAATCCAGGTGATGAATTTATTCTCCCTATGTTTTTTGATCAGGAGAACTATGACTTTAAAATGAAGTTCTTGAAGCGTGAGGTGATTAAAACTAAATTCGGTAAGATCAATGCATTGGAATTTAGACCGTATGTGCAATCAGGTCGTGTGTTTGAAGAAGAAGAAAGTTTGTCGGTATGGATAAGCGATGACAAGAATAAAATACCGCTCAGGATCAAGGCAAAACTTGCGGTAGGATCACTCACTGCAGATCTTGATGCCTTCAAAGGACTCTCGCATCAATTCATGAAAATTGTGGAATAA
- the hppD gene encoding 4-hydroxyphenylpyruvate dioxygenase, whose translation MPAEIKKLKDLKNTEYSLKKLFKEAEDFLPLLGTDHVELYVGNAKQAAHFYKTAFGFQSHAYAGLETGLKDRVSYVLKQDKITLVLTSPLQKGGEINRHIDEHGDAVKIVALWVDDATSAFKETTKRGAKAYQEPTKSEDEHGSVVTSGIYTYGETVHLFVERKNYQGTFLPGYKKWESHYNPEPVGLKFIDHMVGNVGWDEMNTWCKFYGEVMGFAQIISFADDDISTDYTALMSKVMSNGNGRVKFPINEPAKGKKKSQIEEYLDFYNGPGVQHIAVATDDIVATVSAMRDRGVEFLYVPDEYYDDLLERVGEIDEDVEVLKKHGILIDRDEEGYLLQLFTKTIVDRPTMFFEVIQRKGAQSFGVGNFKALFEAIEREQALRGTL comes from the coding sequence ATGCCTGCAGAAATAAAAAAACTCAAAGATCTTAAAAACACAGAGTACTCGCTTAAGAAGTTATTCAAGGAAGCTGAGGATTTTCTACCGCTACTAGGCACCGACCACGTGGAATTGTATGTAGGAAATGCCAAACAAGCAGCGCACTTTTATAAGACTGCTTTTGGTTTTCAATCGCATGCTTATGCTGGGCTAGAAACTGGCTTAAAGGATCGGGTTTCTTATGTGTTGAAACAGGATAAAATCACGCTGGTACTTACATCGCCATTGCAAAAAGGTGGTGAAATAAATAGACACATCGACGAGCATGGCGATGCCGTCAAGATTGTAGCGTTATGGGTAGATGATGCAACAAGTGCCTTTAAGGAAACCACCAAACGTGGCGCAAAAGCCTATCAAGAACCTACCAAAAGTGAAGATGAGCACGGCAGCGTGGTAACTTCTGGTATTTATACATACGGTGAGACCGTTCATTTATTTGTAGAACGCAAAAATTACCAAGGCACATTCCTACCTGGTTATAAAAAATGGGAATCACACTACAATCCAGAGCCAGTAGGTCTCAAGTTCATCGACCACATGGTAGGTAACGTGGGTTGGGACGAGATGAATACCTGGTGTAAATTCTATGGTGAAGTTATGGGCTTTGCACAAATCATCTCCTTTGCAGATGATGATATTAGTACAGATTATACCGCACTCATGAGTAAAGTGATGAGTAACGGTAACGGCCGTGTGAAGTTCCCAATCAACGAGCCGGCCAAAGGAAAGAAGAAATCACAAATTGAGGAATACCTTGATTTTTACAATGGGCCAGGCGTGCAGCACATCGCAGTCGCTACAGATGATATTGTGGCAACTGTAAGTGCTATGCGTGATCGCGGTGTAGAATTTTTATACGTGCCCGATGAATATTATGATGATCTACTAGAGCGAGTTGGTGAGATTGATGAAGATGTAGAAGTGCTCAAGAAACATGGTATTCTTATAGATCGCGATGAAGAAGGCTATCTATTACAGCTTTTTACCAAAACTATCGTAGATCGACCTACCATGTTTTTTGAAGTAATTCAACGCAAGGGTGCACAGTCGTTTGGGGTAGGTAATTTCAAGGCATTGTTTGAAGCAATAGAGCGAGAACAAGCTTTGCGCGGCACATTGTAA
- a CDS encoding SGT1 domain-containing protein produces the protein MNEIKEKLSADPGALVIGIIGIVVILTGCCCSLLAIPILILTSIGWIWAAKSKKAYNQNPGAYTAKSYSNVKTGLIINMICTIIVAVLLFIGLIFEGANLFNVDNFLERLESGEFDSQVDDFEDTDDMYDYESDSASEVDEWKYEGTNDTVIENVESRELDSIQ, from the coding sequence GTGAACGAAATAAAAGAAAAATTATCCGCAGATCCTGGAGCGCTCGTCATAGGAATCATAGGTATTGTGGTTATACTTACAGGCTGTTGTTGCTCTTTACTAGCCATACCTATTCTTATCTTGACAAGTATAGGATGGATATGGGCTGCAAAAAGCAAGAAAGCCTACAACCAGAATCCTGGTGCATACACGGCAAAATCTTATTCTAATGTAAAAACAGGACTAATCATCAATATGATCTGTACCATTATTGTGGCCGTTCTTTTGTTTATAGGATTGATATTTGAAGGAGCAAACTTATTTAATGTCGATAATTTCCTAGAGCGACTGGAATCAGGCGAGTTTGATTCTCAAGTCGATGATTTTGAAGACACAGACGATATGTATGACTATGAGAGTGATTCTGCCAGCGAGGTAGATGAATGGAAGTATGAAGGCACCAACGATACCGTTATTGAGAATGTAGAATCACGAGAATTAGACAGCATTCAATAA
- a CDS encoding homogentisate 1,2-dioxygenase: protein MPFYHKLGKIPHKRHTVFRKPDGSLYHEQLFGTIGFDGMYTNSYHEHRPTMVKEIRNSYSVKPEIALENHIKSYRLKGFQIKPQPDYLDSRKTVLTNADVNIILASPQESLTGYWYKNSDSDELLFVHKGSGVLRTHLGNLEFKYGDYLLIPRGIIYQIEFDTAVNRLFIVESRKPIYTPKRYRNWFGQLLEHSPFCERDLRRPESLDTHDEKGEFLIKIKKQDEIFEMVYASHPFDVVGYDGYNYPYAFSIHDFEPITGRIHQPPPVHQTFETDAFVVCSFVPRKYDYHPDSIPAPYNHSNIDSDEVLYYVDGDFMSRNDIKAGHISLHPAGIPHGPHPGAVERSIGQTETEELAVMVDTFKPLKVTKEGLEIADDSYHKSWLE, encoded by the coding sequence ATGCCTTTTTACCACAAGCTAGGAAAGATACCGCACAAGCGTCATACGGTTTTTAGAAAACCAGATGGCTCGCTGTATCACGAGCAATTGTTTGGCACGATAGGATTTGATGGCATGTACACCAACAGCTATCATGAGCACCGACCAACGATGGTCAAGGAAATACGTAACAGTTACTCTGTAAAGCCAGAGATCGCGCTGGAAAACCATATTAAAAGTTACCGGCTCAAGGGCTTTCAAATCAAGCCGCAACCCGATTACTTGGATAGCCGCAAGACAGTCCTCACAAATGCAGATGTCAATATTATCCTTGCATCGCCGCAAGAGTCACTGACCGGTTACTGGTATAAAAATTCTGATAGTGATGAGTTATTGTTTGTACACAAAGGTAGTGGCGTATTGCGCACACATCTAGGTAATCTGGAATTCAAGTACGGTGATTACCTGTTGATACCTCGAGGTATCATCTATCAAATAGAATTTGATACCGCTGTCAACAGACTTTTTATTGTTGAAAGTCGCAAACCTATCTACACGCCCAAGCGCTACCGCAACTGGTTTGGTCAACTGCTGGAACACTCACCATTTTGTGAGCGTGACCTGCGCAGGCCAGAGTCACTAGATACTCATGATGAAAAAGGTGAGTTCCTTATCAAGATTAAGAAACAGGACGAGATTTTTGAAATGGTTTATGCCTCGCATCCATTTGACGTGGTTGGATATGATGGGTATAATTACCCGTATGCATTTTCTATCCACGATTTTGAACCTATCACTGGTCGCATACACCAGCCACCACCGGTACATCAAACCTTTGAGACTGATGCTTTTGTAGTATGTAGTTTTGTACCGCGCAAGTATGACTATCATCCAGATAGCATACCAGCACCGTACAATCACAGCAACATCGATAGTGATGAAGTCTTGTATTATGTAGATGGTGACTTTATGAGCCGTAACGACATCAAGGCTGGACATATATCGCTACATCCTGCAGGAATACCTCACGGTCCTCATCCAGGAGCTGTAGAACGTAGCATAGGACAAACTGAAACCGAAGAACTGGCCGTAATGGTAGATACTTTTAAACCACTCAAAGTGACTAAAGAAGGTCTAGAAATAGCAGACGATTCCTATCACAAGAGTTGGCTAGAATAG
- a CDS encoding patatin-like phospholipase family protein yields the protein MSRNSVIGLLLVLAFAKAEYLTAQQTQDKKSPKIGLVLSGGGAKGLAHIGTLKVIDSLGIKVDYIAGTSMGAIIGSIYAAGYTGEQIDSVFKITKFENIISDQIPRGATTLYERRENERYALTLPFEDFQLRLPSSLSKGQNVYNLLSQLLIHVSDVEDFEKLPIPFFCVATDITTGEEVVLDSGYLPRAVNASGALPSLFAPVQIGDRLLTDGGVTDNYPVEKLRAKGMDIIIGVDVQDDLKDRKELESATGILAQINNFRTIDAMKVKAPKTDIYITPDITKFSVISFDDGRKIINEGVIATRKKMDALKQVATPGYRKPKLKVDQADSFYLDHIYVNGNMRYTRAYILGKFKINAPGLVSYEDIRNGVNNLQATNNFTKINYEILEDDGRRELSITVEESTVRNYLRLGLHYDELLRSAALVNLTRKNILFNNDIISADVILGDNLRYNFDYYIDKGNYWSIGLHSEFVQFEKDIPASFAEETTGQEPLGVNRLDVEYSDWTQQVYLQTRLDRGFNVQTGLELKSLDVFTNTLLTNDPDVGRTDIESSLTGSLYGKLLLDTYDNAFFPSSGWEVDGDFHLYVYNDEQRDDYNEYSIAQLKVGHARSFGNLSLRGEAHVGIAIGNPDTSALDFFLGGYGARRINNIIPFYGYDFIALGGNTMIRSLFEIDYEIFSKNHVIFSANFASVDDDLFEQDDWFSKARYSGFALGYGLDTFLGPIELKYSFSPQQDDGEFYVKLGFAF from the coding sequence GTGAGCAGGAATAGTGTTATTGGGTTGTTATTGGTTTTAGCTTTCGCGAAAGCGGAATACCTGACAGCGCAACAAACTCAGGATAAAAAATCACCTAAAATAGGTCTCGTGCTATCTGGTGGCGGCGCTAAAGGTCTCGCACATATAGGAACGCTCAAGGTTATCGACTCTCTAGGAATCAAGGTGGATTACATCGCTGGCACGAGCATGGGCGCGATCATAGGATCGATTTATGCGGCCGGCTACACAGGCGAGCAAATTGATTCTGTCTTCAAGATTACCAAGTTTGAGAACATCATTTCTGATCAAATACCGCGTGGCGCGACCACACTGTATGAACGGCGCGAGAATGAGCGGTATGCCTTGACACTACCTTTTGAGGATTTTCAATTGCGGTTGCCCAGTTCCTTGAGCAAAGGTCAAAATGTTTATAACCTACTCTCACAATTATTGATACATGTAAGTGATGTAGAGGATTTTGAAAAATTGCCCATACCGTTTTTTTGCGTGGCTACAGACATTACCACAGGTGAAGAAGTAGTACTGGATAGTGGTTATTTGCCTCGTGCAGTTAATGCCAGTGGTGCCTTGCCATCCTTATTTGCACCAGTACAAATAGGTGATCGCCTACTTACAGATGGTGGCGTGACAGACAATTATCCTGTAGAGAAGCTACGAGCCAAAGGTATGGACATCATCATAGGCGTTGACGTTCAAGATGATCTCAAGGATCGCAAGGAGCTAGAGAGCGCAACAGGAATCCTGGCGCAGATCAATAACTTCCGTACGATTGACGCCATGAAGGTCAAAGCTCCCAAAACAGATATTTACATCACTCCAGACATCACAAAATTCTCGGTCATATCGTTTGACGATGGTAGGAAAATAATCAATGAAGGTGTTATCGCCACCAGAAAGAAAATGGACGCCCTAAAGCAAGTGGCCACGCCTGGATATCGCAAGCCCAAATTAAAAGTGGATCAAGCAGACAGTTTTTATCTAGACCACATCTATGTAAATGGCAACATGCGCTACACACGCGCTTATATTCTAGGTAAATTCAAGATCAATGCGCCAGGACTTGTTAGTTATGAAGACATAAGGAATGGCGTCAATAATTTGCAGGCCACAAACAACTTTACCAAGATCAATTATGAGATCCTAGAAGACGATGGTCGCCGCGAACTATCCATCACGGTAGAGGAAAGTACCGTGCGCAACTACTTGCGTTTGGGCCTGCACTATGACGAGTTACTGCGCAGTGCCGCTCTTGTCAACCTTACTCGCAAGAATATCTTGTTTAATAATGACATCATATCTGCAGATGTGATACTGGGCGACAACCTGCGTTACAACTTTGATTACTATATCGATAAGGGCAACTATTGGTCTATAGGATTGCACAGCGAGTTTGTGCAATTTGAAAAGGATATACCAGCCAGCTTTGCCGAGGAAACTACCGGTCAAGAACCACTAGGCGTCAATCGCCTGGATGTAGAATACAGCGACTGGACACAGCAGGTTTATTTGCAAACACGCCTGGATCGAGGATTCAATGTGCAGACAGGACTTGAGCTCAAATCGCTGGACGTTTTCACCAATACTTTACTTACTAACGATCCCGACGTAGGTCGCACAGATATAGAGAGCAGTCTTACCGGTAGTCTGTACGGTAAGCTGCTGCTGGACACTTATGACAATGCTTTTTTTCCATCCAGCGGCTGGGAAGTTGATGGTGATTTTCACCTCTATGTCTATAACGATGAACAGCGAGATGATTACAATGAATATAGTATCGCTCAGTTAAAGGTCGGGCACGCGAGATCATTTGGTAATTTGAGCCTGCGAGGAGAAGCTCATGTGGGTATCGCCATAGGTAATCCAGACACCAGCGCGCTAGATTTTTTCCTAGGTGGTTATGGCGCAAGACGCATCAATAATATCATACCATTTTATGGATATGATTTTATAGCGTTGGGCGGCAATACCATGATACGCAGTCTGTTTGAAATTGATTATGAGATATTCAGTAAGAACCATGTCATTTTTAGTGCAAATTTCGCCAGCGTTGACGACGATCTCTTTGAACAGGACGATTGGTTCAGCAAGGCTCGTTATTCTGGATTTGCTTTGGGATATGGACTTGATACATTTCTTGGTCCTATTGAACTCAAATATAGCTTTAGCCCACAGCAGGATGATGGTGAATTCTATGTAAAACTGGGATTTGCGTTTTAA